One genomic segment of Streptococcus salivarius includes these proteins:
- a CDS encoding glycoside hydrolase family 70 protein, producing the protein MGKKVHYKLHKVKKQWVTIAVTSAALASIVGGATVANQKVSADETTQPVASTTAESDVVVETHEVAAPAATATTDATATTNDKAADAATVETPAAATTAADTTTNTATPATTDRAAVANGATTETPAATATDTTLTVAEKPKSGVTEKEETAALSLNNIKQVDGKYYYVKEDGSYKTNFAVSVNGQLLYFGKDGALTSTSTHSFTPGTTNLVDAFSSHNRAYDSKKESFELVDGYLTPNSWYRPVTILENGEKWRVSTEKDFRPLLMAWWPDVDTQVAYLNTFSKHFNLNATYSTSQSQSELNAAAKTIQIKIEQEISAKKSTEWLRQAIESFVKEQDQWNTTTENYTLADHLQGGALLYVNNDKTPWANSDYRLLNRTPSNQDGSLNGTGRYLGGYEFLLANDVDNSNPVVQAEQLNQIHYLVNWGSIVMGDKDANFDGIRVDAVDNVDADLLQVYTNYFRAAFGVDKSEANALAHISILEAWDLNDNAYNQKHDGAALAMDNNLRYAIMGALYGSGSSLKDLITSSLTDRTNNSKYGDTQANYIFARAHDNLVQDIIRDIVQKEINPKSDGYTMTDAELKRAFEIYNEDMKKAEKRYTINNIPAAYALILQNMEQVTRVYYGDLYTDNGQYMATKSPYYDAITTLLKNRMKYVSGGQSMKVDTFNGKEILSSVRYGKDIMTADQTTGVAETSKHSGMLTLIANNQDFSLGDGTLKVNMGKLHANQAYRPLLLGTDKGIVTYENDAAAAGKIKYTDAEGNLSFSGDEIKGYRTVDMRGYLGVWVPVGAPDNQDIRVKGSDKKLDKTFSATEALDSQVIYEGFSNFQDFVEKDSQYTNKLIAENAELFKSWGITSFEMAPQFVSADDRTFLDSVIQNGYAFTDRYDLAMSKNNKYGSKEDLRDALKALHKQGIQAIADWVPDQLYQLPGQEVVTATRANSYGTPKANAYINNTLYVANSKSSGKDFQAQYGGEFLDELQKKYPQLFEDVMISTGKKIDPSVKIKQWSAKYMNGTNILGRGNRYVLSNDATGRYYQVTDNGIFLPKPLTDQGGKTGFYYDGKGMAYFDNSGFQAKNAFIKYAGNYYYFDKEGYMLTGRQDIDGKTYFFLPNGVQLRDSIYQQDGKYYYFGSFGEQYKDGYFVFDVPKEGTSETEAKFRYFSPTGEMAVGLTYAGGGLQYFDENGFQAKGTKYVTPDGKLYFFDKNSGNAYTNRWAEIDGIWYEFNDQGYAQAKKGEFYTTDGSTWFYRDAAGKNVTGALTLDGHDYYFRANGAQVKGEFVTENGKISYYTVDNGYKVKDKFFEVNGKWYHADKDGNLATGRQTIDHLNYYFNADGSQVKSDFFTLDGGKTWYYAKDNGEIVTGAYSVGGKNYYFKEDGSQVKGDFVKNADGSLSYYDKDSGERLNNRFLTTGNNVWYYFKDGKAVTGRQNIDGKEYYFDNLGRQVKGSPISTPKGVEYYESVLGERVTNTWITFQDGTTVFFDENGYADFDK; encoded by the coding sequence ATGGGAAAAAAGGTACATTATAAGCTTCACAAAGTTAAGAAGCAGTGGGTGACGATTGCCGTCACTTCGGCAGCACTTGCCTCTATCGTAGGTGGTGCTACAGTTGCCAATCAAAAGGTTTCAGCTGATGAAACAACTCAACCAGTTGCCTCTACGACAGCTGAAAGCGATGTTGTCGTTGAAACGCATGAAGTAGCCGCTCCTGCAGCAACTGCTACGACAGATGCGACAGCAACAACAAATGATAAGGCTGCTGATGCTGCAACAGTCGAAACTCCTGCGGCAGCAACCACTGCAGCAGATACAACTACTAATACTGCAACACCAGCAACAACTGATCGTGCAGCAGTAGCAAATGGTGCGACAACAGAAACACCAGCTGCAACAGCGACAGATACAACGCTTACAGTAGCTGAAAAACCAAAATCTGGTGTTACTGAAAAAGAAGAAACAGCAGCGCTCTCTTTGAACAACATCAAACAAGTTGATGGTAAATACTATTATGTCAAAGAAGATGGTTCATACAAAACAAATTTTGCTGTTTCAGTTAATGGCCAGTTGCTTTACTTCGGTAAAGACGGTGCTTTGACAAGCACATCAACACACTCATTCACACCAGGTACAACTAATCTAGTTGATGCTTTTTCTTCACATAACCGTGCTTACGATTCTAAGAAGGAAAGCTTCGAGTTGGTAGATGGGTACTTGACACCAAACAGCTGGTACCGTCCAGTCACTATTTTGGAAAATGGTGAAAAATGGCGTGTGTCAACTGAGAAAGATTTCCGTCCACTTTTGATGGCATGGTGGCCTGATGTAGATACACAAGTAGCCTACCTCAATACTTTCTCTAAACACTTTAATCTTAACGCAACTTATTCAACCAGCCAAAGTCAATCTGAATTGAATGCAGCTGCTAAGACAATTCAAATTAAGATTGAACAAGAAATTTCAGCTAAAAAATCAACTGAATGGCTTCGTCAAGCAATTGAGTCTTTTGTAAAAGAACAAGACCAGTGGAATACTACAACTGAAAACTATACCCTTGCTGACCACCTTCAAGGGGGAGCTCTTCTTTATGTCAATAATGACAAGACACCTTGGGCAAATTCTGATTACCGTTTGCTTAACCGTACACCAAGTAACCAAGATGGTTCTCTAAATGGTACAGGAAGATACTTGGGTGGTTATGAATTCCTACTTGCCAATGACGTTGATAACTCAAACCCAGTTGTGCAAGCTGAGCAGTTGAACCAAATTCACTATCTTGTGAACTGGGGATCAATTGTTATGGGTGATAAGGATGCTAACTTTGATGGTATCCGTGTTGATGCAGTTGACAATGTCGATGCTGACCTTCTCCAAGTTTATACAAACTACTTCCGTGCAGCCTTTGGTGTGGATAAATCTGAAGCAAATGCACTTGCTCACATTTCTATCCTTGAAGCTTGGGATTTAAATGATAATGCTTATAATCAAAAACATGATGGTGCAGCCCTTGCCATGGATAATAACCTTCGTTATGCAATTATGGGTGCACTTTATGGATCTGGATCTTCATTGAAAGATTTGATTACTAGCAGTTTGACAGACCGTACAAATAATAGTAAGTACGGAGATACACAAGCTAACTATATCTTTGCGCGTGCTCATGATAACCTTGTTCAAGATATCATTCGTGATATTGTTCAAAAAGAAATCAATCCAAAATCAGATGGTTATACCATGACTGATGCTGAATTGAAACGTGCCTTTGAAATCTATAATGAAGATATGAAGAAGGCAGAAAAACGTTATACTATTAACAATATTCCAGCCGCCTATGCTTTGATTCTTCAAAATATGGAGCAGGTAACTCGTGTTTATTATGGAGATCTTTATACGGATAACGGCCAATATATGGCTACCAAGTCTCCTTACTATGATGCTATCACAACACTCTTGAAGAACCGTATGAAATATGTTTCAGGTGGACAATCGATGAAAGTCGACACGTTCAATGGAAAAGAAATCTTGTCATCTGTTCGTTACGGTAAAGATATTATGACTGCTGACCAAACTACGGGTGTAGCAGAAACAAGTAAACATTCTGGTATGTTGACCCTTATTGCCAATAATCAGGATTTCTCATTGGGTGATGGTACTTTGAAAGTTAACATGGGTAAACTTCATGCTAACCAAGCCTACCGTCCATTACTTCTTGGTACTGATAAGGGAATTGTCACTTACGAAAATGATGCAGCAGCAGCTGGAAAAATTAAATACACTGATGCTGAAGGAAACTTGTCTTTCAGTGGAGATGAAATCAAGGGGTATCGAACTGTTGATATGAGAGGTTATCTTGGTGTTTGGGTACCAGTAGGTGCGCCTGATAACCAAGATATCCGTGTTAAAGGTTCAGATAAGAAACTTGACAAGACATTTTCTGCTACTGAAGCATTGGACTCACAAGTTATCTATGAAGGTTTCTCAAACTTCCAAGATTTTGTTGAAAAAGATAGCCAATATACTAATAAATTGATTGCAGAAAACGCAGAACTCTTCAAGTCATGGGGAATCACATCATTCGAGATGGCTCCTCAATTTGTATCGGCTGATGACCGTACCTTCCTTGATTCTGTTATCCAAAATGGCTATGCCTTTACTGACCGATATGACCTTGCCATGAGTAAGAATAACAAATATGGTTCTAAAGAAGATCTTCGTGATGCACTTAAGGCGCTTCACAAGCAAGGTATTCAAGCAATTGCTGACTGGGTTCCAGATCAACTTTACCAATTGCCAGGACAAGAAGTTGTAACAGCAACACGTGCAAATAGTTATGGTACTCCAAAGGCCAATGCTTATATCAATAACACTTTATATGTTGCAAATTCTAAATCATCAGGTAAGGACTTCCAAGCTCAATATGGTGGTGAGTTCCTTGATGAGCTCCAAAAGAAATATCCACAGTTGTTTGAAGATGTGATGATATCAACTGGTAAGAAGATTGATCCATCTGTTAAAATCAAGCAATGGTCTGCTAAGTACATGAATGGTACTAATATCCTTGGTCGTGGTAATCGTTATGTTCTCAGTAACGATGCTACTGGTCGCTATTATCAAGTTACTGATAATGGCATCTTCTTGCCAAAACCTTTGACAGACCAAGGTGGTAAGACAGGTTTCTACTATGATGGTAAGGGTATGGCCTACTTTGATAATAGTGGTTTCCAAGCTAAGAATGCTTTCATTAAATATGCTGGAAATTACTATTACTTCGATAAAGAAGGTTATATGTTGACTGGTCGTCAAGATATCGATGGTAAGACTTATTTCTTCTTGCCAAATGGTGTACAGCTTCGTGATTCTATTTATCAACAAGATGGTAAATATTATTACTTTGGTAGCTTTGGTGAGCAATACAAAGATGGTTACTTTGTATTCGATGTACCGAAAGAAGGTACTTCAGAAACAGAAGCTAAATTCCGTTATTTCTCACCAACTGGAGAAATGGCTGTTGGCTTGACTTATGCTGGTGGAGGATTGCAATACTTTGATGAAAATGGCTTCCAAGCTAAAGGTACTAAGTATGTGACTCCAGACGGAAAACTCTACTTCTTTGATAAAAATTCAGGTAATGCCTACACAAATCGTTGGGCAGAAATCGATGGTATCTGGTATGAATTCAACGATCAAGGCTATGCACAAGCTAAGAAGGGTGAATTCTACACAACAGATGGCTCAACATGGTTCTACCGTGATGCAGCTGGTAAAAATGTGACAGGTGCCCTTACTTTGGACGGTCACGACTATTACTTCCGTGCAAATGGTGCCCAAGTTAAAGGTGAATTTGTTACTGAAAATGGCAAGATTAGCTACTACACTGTAGATAATGGTTACAAGGTTAAAGACAAGTTCTTCGAAGTGAACGGCAAGTGGTACCATGCTGATAAGGATGGTAACCTCGCTACAGGTCGTCAAACGATTGACCACCTTAACTATTACTTCAATGCTGATGGAAGCCAAGTCAAATCTGATTTCTTCACTCTTGATGGTGGTAAGACATGGTACTACGCCAAAGATAATGGTGAAATCGTGACAGGTGCCTATAGTGTTGGTGGTAAAAACTATTACTTCAAAGAAGATGGTAGTCAAGTCAAAGGCGACTTTGTTAAGAATGCTGACGGATCACTTTCTTACTATGACAAAGATTCAGGTGAGCGTCTCAATAACCGTTTCTTGACAACTGGTAACAATGTTTGGTACTACTTCAAAGATGGTAAGGCTGTAACAGGACGCCAAAATATCGATGGTAAAGAATATTACTTTGATAATTTGGGACGTCAAGTTAAAGGTAGCCCAATCAGCACACCAAAAGGAGTAGAATACTACGAATCAGTTCTTGGAGAACGTGTGACAAACACATGGATTACTTTCCAAGACGGTACGACTGTCTTCTTCGATGAAAATGGTTATGCTGATTTTGATAAATAA
- a CDS encoding glycosyltransferase — MYIIIPAYEPDKRLIQVVQDITIKLPKARIIVVNDGSGPGYNDYYDETAFIGATVLTHPVNKGKGAALKTAFAHIQEEVVSQHLSAQPIVTVDSDGQHLIKDIVRVAKATEENPSHLVLGARAFVGKVPARSRFGNKVTAGLFRLVTGQKVTDTQTGLRGMSTDLIPWLLNLDGNRFEYEFNMLLEAKKSGHQISEVPIETVYLEENKSSHFRPIRDSIRIYSPFLKFSGTAVLASVIDATALFVLFALTKNLLLSVVLARVISASSQCLLNANVVFNPTSSLFRSSVRYFMLVLVLLACNYFLLSSLVAIGLGLVLAKLVTETLLFLVSYRVQHNVVFA, encoded by the coding sequence ATGTATATTATTATTCCAGCTTATGAACCAGACAAACGCCTGATTCAGGTGGTTCAAGATATTACCATAAAACTCCCTAAAGCCCGTATTATTGTTGTTAATGATGGGAGTGGCCCAGGCTATAACGACTATTACGACGAAACGGCTTTTATTGGAGCGACTGTCCTTACCCATCCTGTCAATAAAGGAAAAGGAGCTGCTCTCAAAACTGCCTTTGCTCACATTCAAGAAGAAGTAGTCAGTCAGCACCTTTCGGCGCAACCTATTGTCACAGTTGACAGTGATGGTCAGCATCTGATTAAAGATATTGTCCGTGTGGCCAAGGCAACCGAGGAAAATCCAAGTCATCTTGTTTTGGGTGCGCGTGCCTTTGTTGGTAAGGTGCCAGCACGTAGCCGCTTTGGAAATAAGGTAACTGCTGGACTTTTCCGTCTAGTAACTGGCCAAAAGGTAACAGATACTCAGACAGGGCTTCGAGGCATGTCAACCGACCTGATTCCATGGCTTCTTAATCTGGATGGCAATCGTTTCGAGTACGAGTTTAATATGTTGCTTGAAGCCAAAAAGTCAGGCCACCAAATCTCTGAAGTCCCTATCGAAACCGTTTATCTGGAGGAAAATAAAAGTTCGCACTTTCGGCCCATTCGTGATTCCATCCGTATTTACAGCCCTTTTTTAAAGTTCTCTGGCACGGCCGTCTTGGCCTCAGTCATTGATGCAACAGCCTTATTTGTGCTCTTTGCCTTGACGAAGAATCTGCTCCTTTCGGTCGTGCTAGCTCGTGTGATTTCGGCTTCCAGCCAGTGTCTACTGAACGCTAATGTGGTCTTTAATCCGACAAGCTCTCTCTTTAGATCGAGTGTTCGCTACTTTATGTTGGTCTTGGTTCTCCTGGCCTGTAACTATTTCTTACTTAGTAGTCTAGTTGCTATTGGTTTAGGACTGGTTCTGGCAAAATTAGTCACAGAAACCTTGCTCTTTTTAGTTAGCTACAGGGTCCAACATAACGTCGTTTTTGCTTAA
- a CDS encoding carbohydrate-binding domain-containing protein: MKSKKLKKWTTLLTCATALTVMTACSQSSNQSTGTTSSTTSKTSAVTATTSKKTNKNSNSNYFTSKDSDTSYNESSATKIKLSGSSADVSGDGAALSGSTVTISKAGTYVISGKSDGVQIKVDAGDSDDVHIVLDGATMTNTNAAINATKAGHVYLTLKDGTTNTLSDSSSNSDEDADAVIFSKGDLTINGSGTLNIDAKKNNGIKANDSLHITGGTYKISSVGDAFNVNDELNITGTTMTIEAEEDGVKVDNDDDTSVGTMYLSDNTMTIKAGDDGIHASGDLIIDSGTYKVEKSTEGIEGKSVTINGGDIDVYATDDGVNAANANASQSEIFFKMTGGTLNVEVGQGDTDPIDSNGDIIVSGGTINLTGQSGFDFDGSATYTGGDITINGEKQTKIENSMPGGGGPQGGGGPQGGGQSGGFGGGH; this comes from the coding sequence ATGAAATCAAAAAAACTAAAAAAATGGACGACTTTATTGACCTGTGCGACTGCTCTAACAGTCATGACAGCTTGTAGCCAATCAAGTAATCAGTCAACTGGGACGACGTCAAGCACTACATCAAAAACAAGTGCTGTAACAGCAACGACCAGTAAGAAAACAAATAAGAACAGCAACAGCAACTATTTTACTTCTAAAGATTCTGATACCTCTTATAACGAAAGCTCAGCTACTAAGATTAAGTTATCAGGCTCATCTGCGGATGTTTCAGGTGATGGTGCAGCCCTATCAGGTTCAACTGTAACCATCTCTAAAGCAGGGACCTACGTCATTTCAGGAAAATCCGACGGTGTGCAAATCAAGGTAGACGCTGGTGATTCAGACGATGTCCATATTGTTTTGGATGGTGCTACCATGACAAATACAAATGCAGCAATCAATGCCACAAAAGCTGGTCATGTCTATCTGACACTTAAAGATGGCACTACAAACACACTTTCTGATTCAAGTTCTAATAGTGATGAAGATGCGGATGCTGTGATTTTCTCTAAAGGAGATTTGACCATTAACGGTTCAGGTACTCTAAACATTGATGCCAAGAAAAACAACGGTATTAAAGCCAATGACAGCCTTCATATAACTGGCGGTACCTATAAGATTTCCTCAGTCGGTGATGCCTTCAATGTCAATGATGAACTCAATATCACAGGAACAACTATGACCATTGAAGCGGAAGAAGATGGTGTCAAGGTCGACAATGATGACGACACCTCAGTAGGTACCATGTATCTGTCTGACAATACCATGACCATCAAGGCTGGTGACGACGGTATTCATGCGTCCGGCGACCTGATTATTGATAGTGGTACTTACAAGGTTGAAAAATCAACTGAAGGTATCGAAGGTAAATCTGTGACCATCAATGGCGGAGACATCGATGTCTATGCAACGGACGATGGTGTTAATGCTGCCAATGCTAATGCCAGTCAAAGTGAGATTTTCTTCAAGATGACCGGTGGAACCCTAAATGTTGAGGTTGGCCAAGGCGATACCGACCCAATCGATTCTAACGGCGATATTATTGTATCGGGTGGAACGATTAATTTGACTGGTCAGTCTGGCTTTGACTTTGATGGTTCAGCGACCTATACCGGTGGTGACATTACTATCAATGGTGAGAAACAAACTAAGATTGAAAACTCAATGCCTGGCGGCGGTGGCCCTCAAGGTGGCGGTGGTCCCCAAGGTGGTGGGCAATCAGGTGGCTTTGGAGGAGGTCACTAA
- a CDS encoding polyphosphate polymerase domain-containing protein, with protein sequence MVKQLETRFKRIETKYVVSKENLEDLLTDLKEYLVEDDYPTSTISNIYFDTDNFDVIQDALDGNHRQEKIRMRTYLANPKIDSKVFLEVKAKDDEGIGHKFRLVSTPLAITNLMTDGKNHGQITDRQLLQDIHQLRQRYNEGLKPRMYIYYDRFSMKEKETIEGYAYNKVRVTLDQNLTYRDEDVSLFKGNHGFPLLDEDTIIMEIKAPGKKPDWLQAILDKHGLEEQKFSKYSCAYHKSQGLDYGPRPAQEKGAAAYV encoded by the coding sequence ATGGTTAAACAATTGGAAACACGTTTTAAACGTATTGAAACAAAATATGTGGTCTCAAAGGAAAATCTTGAAGACCTGCTCACTGATCTTAAGGAGTATTTGGTAGAGGATGATTATCCGACATCTACCATTTCAAATATTTACTTTGATACGGATAATTTTGACGTCATCCAAGATGCCCTAGATGGTAATCACCGTCAAGAGAAAATCCGCATGCGTACCTACCTAGCCAATCCCAAAATTGATAGTAAGGTCTTTTTAGAGGTTAAAGCCAAAGATGATGAGGGAATTGGACATAAGTTTCGTCTCGTTTCAACTCCACTTGCCATCACTAACTTGATGACAGACGGTAAGAATCATGGTCAAATCACTGACCGCCAGCTCTTGCAAGATATTCATCAGTTACGCCAGCGCTATAATGAGGGACTCAAACCTCGTATGTATATCTACTACGACCGTTTTTCAATGAAAGAAAAAGAGACTATCGAAGGCTATGCCTACAATAAAGTTCGTGTTACCCTTGACCAAAATTTGACTTACCGTGATGAAGACGTCAGTCTCTTTAAGGGAAATCATGGTTTTCCCCTTCTTGATGAAGATACGATTATCATGGAAATCAAGGCACCTGGCAAAAAGCCTGACTGGCTTCAAGCTATCTTAGACAAACATGGTTTGGAAGAGCAAAAATTCTCAAAATACAGCTGTGCCTACCATAAATCTCAAGGTCTAGACTACGGACCACGTCCAGCACAAGAAAAAGGAGCTGCCGCCTATGTCTAA
- a CDS encoding DUF4956 domain-containing protein, translating into MSNLFNSIFNDATATASPLQLMLALLVSLILGLALTWTYKYRTLYTREFVVSLTLLPCLMTLVIFLVNGSLGTSIAVAGTFSLIRFRSATSGSRELIAVFMAMIIGLASGTGYLLLAVLFTAFLLAVWLLLENRQSRTDNQRRRLLTINVSYQDLIDQKITKTLLNFTSECDLISLNTTGGGETMQLVYEVDLNPQVDDFQLTNHLISNIKNCDLALTKKAKKKKNL; encoded by the coding sequence ATGTCTAATCTCTTCAATTCTATCTTTAATGATGCGACCGCAACCGCTAGTCCCCTTCAACTCATGCTGGCCTTACTGGTCAGTCTTATTTTAGGCTTGGCTCTAACCTGGACTTACAAATACCGAACCCTATACACCCGAGAATTTGTCGTTAGTTTGACCCTACTTCCATGTTTGATGACCCTAGTTATCTTCCTTGTCAATGGCAGTTTGGGGACCTCTATCGCCGTGGCAGGAACCTTTAGTCTCATTCGTTTTCGTTCAGCGACTAGTGGTTCCAGAGAGCTAATCGCCGTCTTTATGGCCATGATTATTGGTCTGGCATCTGGGACAGGATATCTCTTACTGGCCGTCCTCTTCACCGCCTTTCTATTGGCTGTTTGGCTTCTTTTAGAAAATCGTCAAAGTCGTACCGACAACCAACGTCGTAGACTCCTGACCATTAACGTCTCCTACCAAGACCTAATTGACCAAAAAATCACTAAAACCTTGCTTAATTTCACCAGTGAATGCGACCTAATTTCCCTTAATACCACAGGTGGAGGCGAAACCATGCAACTGGTCTACGAAGTGGACTTGAATCCCCAAGTGGACGACTTCCAATTGACTAACCACCTGATTTCAAACATTAAAAATTGTGACCTTGCCCTAACCAAAAAAGCTAAGAAGAAAAAGAATTTGTAA
- the hisE gene encoding phosphoribosyl-ATP diphosphatase, translating into MLETLYKEALDRKKNPKEGSYTNYLFDKGLDKILKKVGEEATEVVIGAKNADKEEIANETADVLYHLAVMLVETGVSPEDVEAVLKARQGKQSNVHDRKEVTDY; encoded by the coding sequence ATGTTAGAAACACTTTATAAGGAAGCCTTAGATCGTAAAAAAAATCCCAAAGAAGGGTCTTATACCAATTACCTTTTTGACAAGGGTCTAGACAAGATTCTTAAAAAAGTTGGCGAAGAAGCAACAGAAGTTGTGATCGGAGCTAAAAATGCTGATAAAGAAGAAATTGCCAACGAGACAGCAGACGTCCTTTATCACCTAGCAGTCATGCTCGTTGAAACAGGGGTTAGTCCTGAAGACGTTGAAGCTGTTCTTAAAGCCCGTCAAGGCAAACAAAGCAATGTCCATGACCGAAAAGAAGTAACGGATTATTAA
- the hisI gene encoding phosphoribosyl-AMP cyclohydrolase, which yields MTEVKLDFDKQGGLVPVIVTDYKTGQVLMLAYMNELSYQLTLETKQMHYWSRSRNELWHKGATSGHFQHVKSIKTDCDQDTLLIAVEQEGAACHTGAYSCFFTDIYDDNQDR from the coding sequence ATGACAGAGGTTAAACTTGATTTTGACAAACAAGGCGGACTGGTACCAGTCATTGTGACAGATTACAAGACGGGACAGGTGCTCATGTTGGCCTATATGAATGAGCTGTCCTATCAGTTAACCCTTGAGACCAAACAAATGCATTACTGGAGCCGTTCCAGAAATGAGCTTTGGCATAAGGGAGCCACATCTGGCCATTTCCAACATGTCAAAAGCATCAAGACAGATTGTGATCAGGACACCCTGCTTATCGCTGTGGAACAAGAAGGAGCAGCCTGCCATACAGGAGCCTACAGCTGTTTCTTTACGGATATATATGATGACAATCAAGATAGATAG
- the hisF gene encoding imidazole glycerol phosphate synthase subunit HisF, whose translation MLKKRIIPCLDVKDGRVVKGVNFVNLTDVGDPVDSARAYYEAGCDELVFLDITATSDNRETTVDMVRRVADQVFIPFTVGGGIRSVEDMNKMLKAGADKVAVNSSALANPQLIADCAQKFGNQCVVAAIDAKKMADGSWHVFVAGGRKDTGRDLIQWAQEVVALGAGEILLTSMDKDGTKSGFDLEMLNRVAEVVDVPIIASGGAGNIEDIVEVFEKTTATGALAASIFHFGEVNIGETKQVLANAGIEVRQ comes from the coding sequence ATGCTTAAGAAACGTATTATTCCCTGTTTGGATGTCAAGGATGGCCGTGTTGTCAAGGGGGTTAATTTTGTGAATCTGACAGATGTTGGTGACCCTGTTGATTCTGCGCGTGCTTATTATGAAGCTGGTTGTGACGAACTTGTTTTCTTGGACATCACAGCGACTTCGGATAATCGTGAAACAACGGTTGATATGGTGCGTCGTGTTGCCGATCAGGTCTTTATCCCCTTCACGGTTGGTGGTGGTATCCGTTCAGTTGAAGACATGAACAAGATGCTCAAAGCCGGTGCTGACAAGGTTGCCGTCAATTCCTCAGCCCTTGCCAATCCGCAACTAATTGCTGATTGTGCTCAAAAATTCGGGAATCAGTGTGTAGTGGCTGCGATTGATGCTAAAAAGATGGCTGATGGGAGCTGGCATGTCTTTGTGGCGGGAGGCCGTAAGGATACAGGTAGGGACCTCATCCAATGGGCTCAAGAAGTCGTCGCTTTGGGGGCTGGAGAAATTCTCTTAACCAGCATGGACAAGGACGGCACTAAGTCTGGTTTTGATTTGGAAATGCTCAATCGTGTAGCGGAGGTCGTCGATGTTCCAATCATTGCCTCTGGTGGTGCAGGAAATATTGAGGATATTGTAGAAGTCTTTGAAAAGACAACAGCGACGGGTGCTCTGGCAGCCTCTATCTTCCACTTTGGTGAGGTAAATATAGGCGAAACCAAACAAGTCTTGGCAAATGCAGGAATCGAGGTGAGACAATGA
- the hisA gene encoding 1-(5-phosphoribosyl)-5-[(5-phosphoribosylamino)methylideneamino]imidazole-4-carboxamide isomerase, giving the protein MQILPAIDIKDGQAVRLFKGDFNQQTVVNPDVIEQAKIFKDAGIQFIHVVDLDGALDGRATNRDLIAEVKKVSGLGIEVGGGIRTLEQIRDYLEVGIDRIIIGSMAVKNPDFVRAALEEFGADKIVVGIDAKAGFVATEGWLETSNVDYITLAKEMEKMGVTLFVYTDVDRDGTLTGPNLDHYKRLVSELTTAKVIASGGIAEVADLDHLEEIGVAGTIVGKAYYNGNITLDQLKAFGG; this is encoded by the coding sequence ATGCAAATTCTACCAGCAATTGATATTAAGGATGGACAGGCTGTTCGTCTCTTTAAAGGAGATTTCAACCAACAAACCGTTGTCAATCCAGATGTTATTGAGCAGGCAAAGATCTTTAAGGATGCGGGCATTCAATTTATTCATGTCGTCGACTTGGACGGTGCCCTAGATGGTCGTGCCACTAACCGTGACTTGATTGCAGAGGTCAAGAAGGTTTCTGGACTTGGCATCGAAGTTGGTGGCGGTATCCGTACCTTGGAGCAGATTCGTGACTATTTGGAAGTTGGCATCGACCGTATCATTATCGGTTCAATGGCCGTTAAAAATCCTGACTTCGTTCGAGCAGCTTTAGAGGAATTTGGTGCCGATAAAATTGTCGTAGGTATTGATGCCAAGGCAGGGTTTGTCGCTACCGAAGGTTGGTTGGAAACAAGCAATGTGGACTACATCACCTTGGCTAAGGAAATGGAAAAGATGGGCGTAACCCTCTTTGTCTATACTGATGTTGATCGAGATGGCACACTGACAGGACCCAATCTTGATCACTACAAACGTTTGGTATCTGAACTCACAACCGCCAAAGTCATTGCTTCAGGTGGAATTGCAGAAGTAGCTGACTTAGATCACCTAGAAGAGATTGGTGTGGCAGGAACCATTGTCGGCAAAGCCTACTATAACGGCAATATCACATTAGACCAGCTCAAGGCTTTCGGAGGTTAA